Proteins encoded by one window of Gouania willdenowi chromosome 4, fGouWil2.1, whole genome shotgun sequence:
- the pdcb gene encoding phosducin b: MSNNRLIEQEEYATQTGPKGVINDWRRFKLESMDQEKLAPAKKELLRQMTSPSQPKDDSRANLNRKMSVQEYELLKEEDEGCLKTYRRRCMQEMHEKLSFGPKFEGVHDLDSGEAFLEVIEKEHHSTVVVVHIYKTGVKGCEELNHCLDCLATEYPTVKFCRIDAVASGAAERFSDEFLPTLLVYKAGDLLGNFLACTQHLNEEFFATDVEAFLNSYGLLPEKELPAVEDEEENEIE; the protein is encoded by the exons ATGTCTAACAACAGGCTGATTGAACAGGAAGAATATGCGACCCAGACAG GGCCAAAGGGAGTCATTAATGACTGGAGGAGGTTCAAGCTGGAAAGTATGGACCAGGAAAAACTGGCTCCAGCAAAAAAGGAACTGCTCAGACAGATGACGTCCCCGAGCCAGCCTAAAGACGACTCCAGAGCAAACCTTAACCGCAAG ATGAGTGTCCAGGAGTACGAGCTGCTaaaggaggaggatgaaggatGTCTCAAAACGTACAGACGGCGATGCATGCAGGAGATGCATGAAAAGCTCAGCTTTGGGCCCAAGTTTGAAGGTGTCCATGATCTGGACAGTGGAGAGGCCTTCCTCGAGGTCATTGAAAAGGAACATCACAGCACGGTGGTGGTGGTCCACATCTACAAAACGGGTGTCAAAGGTTGTGAGGAGCTAAACCACTGCCTGGACTGCCTGGCTACTGAGTACCCCACCGTAAAGTTCTGCAGGATCGATGCCGTAGCATCTGGTGCAGCGGAGCGCTTCTCGGATGAATTTTTACCTACTCTGCTGGTCTACAAGGCTGGAGATCTGCTGGGAAACTTCCTTGCCTGCACACAGCATCTAAATGAGGAGTTCTTTGCCACAGATGTGGAGGCGTTCCTCAATAGTTACGGCCTGTTGCCAGAGAAAGAGCTGCCTGCAGtggaagacgaagaagaaaatgaaatagAGTAA
- the ptgs2b gene encoding prostaglandin G/H synthase 2: protein MNRLTLGLLLWALSLTVCQGVNLCCSEPCQNRGVCTALGSNDYECDCTRTGYYGENCTTPEFLTWIKVSLKPSPNTIHYLLTHFKGFWNIINNISFLRDGIMRYVLTSRSHFIDSPPTFNADYGYKSWEAYSNLSYYTRTLPPVAEDCPTPMGIAGKKELPDAKVLAEKLLMRRQFIPDPQGTSLMFAFFAQHFTHQFFKSDLKRGPAFTQALGHGVDLSHIYGDNLEKQHKLRLFKDGKLKYQIIDGEIYPPTMKDVDVQMHYPPHVPESHRFAVGHEAFGLVPGLMMYATIWLREHNRVCDVLKEVHPDWDDERLFQTSRLILIGETIKIVIEDYVQHLSGYNFKLKFDPELLFNQRFQYQNRISSEFNTLYHWHPLMPDSFHIEEKDYSYKEFVFNTSVVTEHGINNLVESFTKQLAGRVAGGRNVPEPIMYVSIKSIEHSRQMRYQSLNAYRKRFSLKPYSSFEDMTGEKEMAAVLEDLYGHIDAVELYPGLLVEKPRTNAIFGETMVEMGAPFSLKGLMGNPICSPEYWKPSTFGGSVGFNIINTASLQSLVCNNVRGPCPLASFHVPDVKDTGSMIINSSTSHSGGSDINPTVILKERTTEL from the exons ATGAACAGACTCACATTAGGACTGTTACTCTGGGCTCTGAGCTTAACTGTCTGCCAAGGAG tTAATCTGTGCTGCTCGGAACCCTGTCAGAATAGGGGTGTTTGCACAGCCCTGGGCTCTAATGATTATGAGTGTGACTGCACACGCACAGGCTACTACGGGGAAAATTGCACCACTC CGGAGTTCCTCACCTGGATCAAAGTGTCACTAAAACCGTCACCCAACACCATCCATTACCTTCTCACGCACTTCAAGGGCTTCTGGAACATCATCAATAACATCTCGTTTCTCAGGGATGGCATCATGAGATACGTGCTCACGT cTCGATCACACTTCATTGACAGCCCACCAACCTTTAACGCAGACTATGGCTACAAAAGCTGGGAAGCCTACTCCAACCTTTCCTACTATACAAGAACACTCCCCCCTGTAGCTGAGGATTGTCCAACCCCGATGGGCATAGCAG GTAAAAAGGAGCTACCAGATGCTAAGGTTTTGGCCGAAAAACTGCTAATGAGGAGACAGTTCATACCAGACCCACAGGGCACCAGCTTGATGTTTGCGTTCTTTGCCCAACACTTTACCCACCAGTTTTTCAAATCTGATTTGAAGAGAGGACCTGCTTTTACTCAGGCTTTGGGTCATGGG GTGGACCTCAGCCACATTTATGGTGACAATCTGGAGAAGCAGCACAAGCTTAGACTCTTCAAGGATGGCAAGCTGAAATACCAG ATTATAGATGGAGAGATTTACCCTCCAACCATGAAAGATGTGGATGTCCAAATGCACTACCCTCCTCATGTGCCGGAGAGTCATCGCTTTGCTGTGGGCCACGAGGCGTTCGGCCTGGTCCCCGGTCTGATGATGTACGCCACCATTTGGCTCCGCGAACACAACCGAGTGTGTGACGTACTCAAAGAGGTTCATCCAGACTGGGACGATGAACGACTTTTCCAGACTTCACGTCTCATCCTGATCG GGGAGACCATCAAGATTGTGATTGAGGACTATGTGCAGCATCTGAGTGGATATAATTTCAAGCTGAAGTTTGACCCAGAGCTGCTCTTCAACCAACGTTTTCAGTACCAGAACCGCATCTCCTCCGAGTTCAACACACTCTACCACTGGCACCCACTGATGCCTGACAGTTTCCACATCGAGGAGAAAGATTACAGCTACAAGGAGTTTGTCTTTAACACCTCGGTAGTAACTGAACATGGCATCAACAACCTGGTGGAGTCGTTTACAAAGCAGCTTGCTGGACGG GTTGCTGGTGGTCGAAATGTCCCAGAGCCTATCATGTACGTGTCCATTAAGTCCATTGAGCATAGCCGACAGATGCGATATCAGTCCCTGAATGCCTACAGAAAACGTTTCTCCTTGAAGCCCTACAGCTCGTTTGAGGACATGACAG GAGAGAAGGAGATGGCCGCAGTGCTGGAGGATCTGTATGGTCACATTGATGCTGTGGAGCTTTACCCGGGGCTGCTTGTGGAAAAACCCAGAACCAATGCTATTTTTGGGGAAACGATGGTGGAGATGGGGGCTCCTTTCTCCCTCAAAGGCCTGATGGGAAATCCAATTTGCTCCCCTGAGTACTGGAAACCAAGCACCTTTGGAGGCAGCGTGGGCTTCAACATTATCAACACGGCTTCCCTGCAGAGTCTCGTCTGCAATAATGTGCGCGGCCCCTGTCCCTTAGCGTCTTTCCACGTACCTGACGTTAAAGATACTGGATCCATGATCATCAATTCAAGCACGTCGCACTCAGGGGGAAGCGATATTAACCCCACAGTTATTCTGAAAGAAAGGACTACTGAGCTAtaa